A region from the Leptospirillum ferriphilum ML-04 genome encodes:
- a CDS encoding phosphatidate cytidylyltransferase, with protein MTNLIQRTLAALILIPVILALVHWGGVVGLFLPAIVIGLLAQGEFYRMFPDTWKRFPSRVALLAGALVIAGLGQMARGRLSPDTLLSLFFMLLILLLALSVLSGDEQDRTGGFPLLLTGVVYIPTGVGMVLLLRGLPGGEGFVIYLLGLTWIVDILGYVAGKSFGRQKLSPALSPKKTWEGALAGVAGGLFWGLSVHRYFLPAISMQETVFISLFISVWGQVGDLCESAFKRAAGIKDSGSMIPGHGGVLDRIDSLLFNSVALYAILALFEGYSSRVWL; from the coding sequence TTGACAAACCTGATACAGCGGACTCTGGCTGCCCTGATTCTGATTCCTGTGATTCTTGCACTTGTCCATTGGGGCGGCGTTGTTGGCCTCTTTCTGCCGGCCATTGTCATCGGCCTTCTTGCCCAGGGGGAGTTCTACCGGATGTTTCCGGACACCTGGAAGCGCTTTCCCTCCAGGGTGGCACTTCTTGCAGGAGCCCTCGTTATCGCGGGCCTGGGACAGATGGCCCGCGGGCGCCTGTCACCGGACACTCTCCTGTCCCTTTTTTTTATGCTCCTGATTCTCCTTCTGGCACTATCGGTTCTTTCGGGGGACGAGCAGGACCGGACAGGAGGATTTCCCCTGCTTCTGACCGGTGTGGTGTATATCCCGACCGGTGTCGGAATGGTCCTGCTCCTTCGCGGTCTTCCCGGGGGGGAAGGTTTCGTGATCTACTTGCTGGGACTGACCTGGATTGTGGATATTCTGGGTTATGTTGCCGGGAAGTCTTTCGGGCGTCAAAAACTCTCTCCCGCCCTCTCTCCGAAAAAAACATGGGAAGGAGCGTTGGCTGGCGTTGCTGGCGGATTGTTCTGGGGACTTTCGGTGCACCGGTATTTTCTCCCGGCCATTTCGATGCAGGAGACGGTCTTCATCTCTCTTTTCATTTCCGTCTGGGGCCAGGTGGGAGACTTGTGCGAATCGGCGTTCAAGCGAGCCGCCGGAATCAAGGACTCCGGTTCGATGATCCCGGGGCATGGAGGGGTTCTTGACCGTATCGACAGTCTTTTGTTCAATTCGGTTGCTCTTTATGCCATCCTGGCGCTGTTTGAAGGATATTCGTCCCGTGTGTGGCTCTAG
- a CDS encoding formate--tetrahydrofolate ligase, with the protein MRLDKMAQSMGVPETHFHPFGPGRAKIDPRYLETFSPPSFGREPSPLYVLVTGMTPTPLGEGKTTTSIGLSMALNRLGTRTVVTIRQPSMGPVFGIKGGGAGGGKSTIEPSDVLNLHLTGDVHAVGAAHNLLASAIDNEIHHGNRLEINPLTVGWPRVVDLNDRALRKVIVGLGGAANGSPRETRFDITVSSEVMAILALSTSYGDLIDRLGDIGFGLSRDGRLLKARDLEVEGAMAAVLREGFWPNLMSTSEGTPAIVHGSPFANIAHGNSSIIGDWVGLSGSDCVVTEAGFGADLGGEKFFDIKCRALGRGPDVAVLVATAKSLRMHGGLADTVAGRPIPEILDKSDVPSVRQGMQNLLRQISNVRRFHVPVVVAINAHPGDSPEEWNVIRDLSMEGGAEDAIVCTHFRDGGAGALELAERVREVCRLKKASYRPLYPDDLPVEEKIRTVAREMYGARDVTFSPKAKKSLADIERYGAASFPVCIAKTWASLSHDPSQKGAPSDFLFPVEEIRYATGARFVTAIAGDIQTMPGLPSRPAYRRIRLTSGGNVEGVS; encoded by the coding sequence ATGCGTCTTGATAAGATGGCCCAGTCGATGGGTGTTCCAGAAACTCATTTTCATCCTTTTGGTCCGGGGCGGGCAAAGATTGATCCCCGGTATCTTGAAACGTTCTCTCCGCCCTCTTTCGGCCGGGAACCTTCTCCGCTCTATGTTCTGGTGACCGGAATGACGCCGACGCCCCTTGGTGAAGGAAAAACCACCACCTCGATCGGATTGTCCATGGCGTTGAACCGTCTGGGAACCCGCACGGTCGTGACGATTCGCCAGCCGTCGATGGGACCGGTGTTCGGGATCAAGGGAGGCGGAGCGGGGGGAGGAAAATCCACCATCGAACCGTCGGATGTCCTGAACCTCCATCTGACGGGAGACGTTCATGCGGTCGGCGCGGCACACAATCTTTTGGCGTCGGCCATTGACAACGAGATTCACCACGGAAACCGTCTGGAAATCAACCCTCTGACCGTCGGATGGCCACGGGTGGTCGATCTGAACGATCGCGCTCTTCGCAAGGTGATCGTCGGTCTGGGAGGGGCTGCCAACGGATCCCCCCGGGAAACCCGTTTCGATATCACTGTTTCATCGGAAGTGATGGCCATCCTGGCTCTCTCCACGTCGTACGGGGATCTGATCGACCGTCTGGGCGATATCGGATTTGGTCTTTCCCGCGACGGACGTCTGCTGAAGGCCCGGGATCTGGAAGTCGAAGGGGCAATGGCCGCGGTTTTGCGGGAAGGGTTCTGGCCGAACCTGATGTCGACGTCCGAAGGGACGCCGGCGATCGTGCATGGTTCCCCTTTTGCCAATATCGCTCACGGGAACAGTTCCATTATCGGAGATTGGGTCGGGTTGTCCGGTTCCGACTGTGTTGTGACAGAAGCGGGTTTTGGTGCAGACCTCGGGGGCGAAAAATTCTTCGACATCAAATGCCGGGCTCTCGGGAGAGGACCGGATGTGGCGGTCCTTGTGGCCACGGCTAAAAGTCTGCGCATGCATGGCGGTCTGGCGGACACGGTTGCGGGACGTCCGATTCCTGAAATTCTGGACAAAAGTGACGTGCCTTCGGTGCGTCAGGGGATGCAAAACCTGTTGCGGCAAATTTCCAATGTCCGGCGCTTTCACGTTCCTGTCGTGGTGGCGATAAACGCCCATCCCGGTGACTCACCGGAAGAATGGAACGTTATTCGTGATCTTTCCATGGAAGGCGGAGCCGAAGATGCAATTGTCTGTACACATTTCCGGGATGGAGGAGCCGGTGCCCTGGAGCTTGCGGAGAGGGTCCGGGAGGTTTGTCGTTTGAAGAAGGCTTCCTACAGGCCACTCTATCCGGATGATCTTCCGGTTGAGGAGAAGATCCGGACCGTGGCTCGCGAAATGTACGGAGCCAGAGACGTCACGTTTTCTCCAAAAGCCAAAAAATCCCTTGCGGATATCGAGCGCTATGGAGCTGCCAGCTTTCCCGTGTGTATCGCCAAAACCTGGGCTTCCTTGTCACATGACCCGTCTCAAAAAGGAGCCCCTTCGGACTTTCTTTTTCCTGTGGAGGAAATCCGTTATGCCACAGGAGCCCGATTTGTGACGGCAATCGCGGGTGATATCCAGACAATGCCGGGTCTTCCCTCAAGGCCTGCATACCGACGAATCCGGCTGACCTCCGGCGGAAACGTGGAGGGAGTTTCTTGA
- the rseP gene encoding RIP metalloprotease RseP — protein sequence MEAVLSFILVIGVLIVVHEMGHFLVARKFGVKIEKFSIGFGPKIFSRTVGETEYRLAWIPLGGYVKMLGENDPEQVSPEERDRSFSALPVSKRMAIAAAGPVANFILAFFLFTAVFWIGIPVLEPVVGKVLPKSPAQMAGLMPGDKILSVNGTPLSSWNDLRKQIETRAGKTLHVIVKRGNVALPIEIVPRTEIGSDIYGEKVPQGKIGVAPQGEIRQVRYGIFDGLGKGFLKTVNVTRITFVSLYKILTGAISSKNLGGPILIAQMSAKAAKSGVVNLLIFMGFISVTLGVMNLLPVPVLDGGHMLFLTAEGILRRPLSIRVRELSMQVGFVILLTIMVFAFYNDLMRLFGTR from the coding sequence ATGGAAGCCGTTTTATCATTTATTCTCGTGATTGGTGTTCTCATCGTTGTTCATGAGATGGGGCATTTTCTTGTCGCCAGAAAGTTTGGCGTCAAGATCGAAAAGTTTTCCATCGGGTTCGGTCCAAAAATCTTCTCCCGGACCGTTGGTGAAACCGAATATCGTCTGGCCTGGATCCCTCTGGGCGGGTACGTCAAGATGCTCGGAGAAAACGATCCGGAGCAGGTGAGTCCCGAGGAACGGGACCGTTCCTTCTCGGCGTTGCCTGTTTCGAAAAGAATGGCCATTGCCGCTGCGGGTCCCGTTGCGAATTTTATCCTGGCTTTTTTTCTGTTTACCGCGGTGTTCTGGATCGGAATTCCGGTTCTCGAACCGGTTGTGGGAAAGGTTCTTCCCAAGTCGCCGGCCCAGATGGCGGGACTGATGCCGGGAGACAAAATTCTGTCGGTCAATGGAACACCGCTTTCCTCCTGGAACGATCTCCGGAAACAGATTGAAACCCGGGCGGGAAAAACCCTGCATGTGATCGTGAAGCGGGGAAATGTGGCCTTGCCCATTGAAATTGTCCCCCGCACGGAAATCGGATCCGATATCTACGGAGAAAAGGTTCCTCAGGGAAAAATCGGAGTGGCGCCCCAGGGAGAGATACGGCAGGTTCGTTACGGGATTTTCGACGGACTGGGAAAAGGATTCCTGAAGACAGTCAATGTCACCCGCATCACGTTTGTATCGCTTTACAAGATCCTGACCGGAGCCATCTCCTCGAAAAATCTGGGAGGCCCGATCCTGATCGCCCAGATGTCCGCCAAAGCGGCCAAGTCCGGTGTTGTGAATCTCCTGATTTTCATGGGGTTCATCAGTGTCACTCTGGGGGTCATGAATCTGTTGCCTGTTCCTGTCCTCGACGGCGGCCATATGCTGTTCCTGACCGCCGAAGGCATCCTGCGTCGGCCCCTTTCCATCAGGGTCCGGGAGTTATCGATGCAGGTGGGTTTTGTCATTCTTCTGACAATTATGGTTTTTGCCTTTTATAACGATCTCATGCGACTTTTTGGAACCCGATAG
- a CDS encoding isoprenyl transferase translates to MRMTRTGQKDPVAREEVSVGRPSWLRNPPRHVAIIMDGNGRWARKRHMPRIVGHRAGATAVRTIVTATRSWDIPYLTLYAFSWENWSRPRQEVDALMGLLEEYIDREIRTMMEREIRFFVVGDRARLPSPVRSKIAWAERETKDNGRMVLTLALSYSGREEIVRAVQRLAEDVRKERLAPDQISETVFSQYLETSILPPPDLLIRTSGEVRISNFLLWQLAYTEMYFTPTLWPDFGEDDFRQAIEDFQERRRRFGKADEDIEGLPG, encoded by the coding sequence GTGAGAATGACCCGGACCGGTCAAAAAGACCCCGTCGCCCGGGAAGAGGTTTCTGTGGGCCGGCCGTCCTGGCTCAGGAATCCTCCCCGTCATGTCGCAATCATCATGGATGGAAACGGACGATGGGCGCGCAAGAGACATATGCCAAGAATTGTCGGCCATCGGGCAGGTGCTACGGCTGTTCGGACAATTGTCACGGCCACCCGGAGCTGGGACATTCCTTATTTGACCCTCTATGCTTTTTCATGGGAAAATTGGAGCAGGCCTCGCCAGGAAGTAGACGCCCTGATGGGGCTTCTCGAAGAGTACATTGACCGGGAAATCCGAACGATGATGGAGAGGGAAATCCGGTTTTTCGTCGTCGGAGACCGCGCGCGTCTTCCCTCGCCCGTCCGGAGCAAGATTGCCTGGGCAGAGAGAGAGACAAAGGATAATGGGCGGATGGTTCTGACCCTTGCGCTTTCCTATTCCGGTCGGGAGGAAATCGTCCGGGCAGTGCAGCGTCTGGCCGAAGATGTTCGAAAGGAACGCCTGGCCCCGGACCAGATTTCCGAAACGGTGTTTTCCCAATATCTGGAAACGTCGATTCTTCCTCCTCCGGACCTGTTGATCCGGACGAGCGGTGAAGTGCGGATCAGCAATTTTCTTCTCTGGCAGCTGGCCTATACCGAAATGTACTTTACGCCGACCTTGTGGCCGGATTTCGGAGAAGATGATTTTCGGCAGGCGATCGAAGATTTCCAGGAGAGAAGACGCCGATTCGGAAAGGCGGACGAGGATATCGAAGGGCTTCCCGGTTGA
- the rpmF gene encoding 50S ribosomal protein L32 encodes MAHPKTKISRTRRDKRRTHKKLVAGPAVTCPNCGMTKKPHYVCLSCGIYKNRSVLRIKNG; translated from the coding sequence ATGGCCCATCCAAAAACGAAAATTTCCCGCACACGTCGGGATAAAAGACGGACGCACAAAAAACTCGTGGCGGGTCCGGCAGTGACCTGTCCGAACTGCGGAATGACAAAGAAACCCCATTATGTCTGTCTTTCCTGCGGGATTTATAAGAATCGATCCGTTCTCAGGATTAAAAACGGCTAG
- the proS gene encoding proline--tRNA ligase, whose product MKASCDPVQTLHEEPAEAEVVSHRLMLRAGFVRKLAGGVYSYLPMAVRALRKVESIIREEMNSAGGQEVLLPALQPSDLWEKTGRWQAYGPELFRLHDRHERAFALGPTHEEVITDLVSQIIRSYRQLPFLAYQIQTKFRDERRPRFGILRGREFIMKDAYSFSASEENARQIYARMQEAYGRIFLRLGLDHRMVEADSGLIGGNLSHEFMVMADSGEDTVVTCEKCSWASNIEKAPDARVCPVCGSALTSRTAIEVGHVFYLGHKYSAPMETTFLDSAGKEVPFFMGCYGIGVSRILAATIEQSHDDKGIIWPVAMAPYRTAVLPLGPGMSERREVLSLLESLESLWPGEAYFDDREIRPGMKFQDADLRGFPFQVILGDRHVDKGNGEVKIRRTGERLVLPLRDIPALLSARVQGILSES is encoded by the coding sequence TTGAAGGCGTCATGCGACCCGGTCCAGACTCTCCATGAAGAACCGGCCGAAGCGGAGGTCGTCAGCCACCGGCTGATGCTCCGTGCAGGGTTTGTTCGAAAACTTGCCGGTGGGGTGTATTCTTATTTGCCCATGGCTGTCCGGGCTCTCCGGAAGGTCGAGTCGATTATTCGTGAGGAAATGAATTCCGCAGGAGGACAGGAAGTTCTCCTTCCGGCCCTCCAGCCGTCCGATCTCTGGGAAAAAACAGGACGCTGGCAGGCGTATGGTCCGGAGCTTTTCCGGCTCCATGACAGGCACGAACGTGCCTTCGCCCTTGGGCCGACCCATGAGGAAGTGATTACGGATCTTGTTTCCCAGATCATCCGGTCCTACAGACAACTGCCTTTTCTCGCCTACCAAATCCAGACGAAATTTCGGGACGAACGCCGGCCCCGTTTCGGAATACTCCGGGGGCGGGAGTTCATCATGAAAGATGCCTATTCTTTTAGCGCGTCCGAAGAAAACGCCCGTCAGATCTATGCCCGGATGCAGGAAGCCTATGGGAGAATCTTTCTGAGGCTCGGTCTTGATCACCGGATGGTGGAGGCGGACTCCGGACTGATCGGCGGAAATCTCTCGCACGAATTCATGGTCATGGCAGACTCGGGAGAAGACACCGTCGTGACGTGTGAAAAGTGCTCCTGGGCGTCCAATATCGAGAAGGCTCCGGATGCCAGGGTCTGTCCCGTCTGCGGATCGGCTTTGACAAGCCGGACAGCGATCGAAGTCGGACATGTGTTCTATCTTGGCCATAAGTACAGTGCTCCGATGGAAACGACTTTTCTGGATTCTGCCGGAAAGGAAGTTCCTTTTTTCATGGGCTGCTATGGCATCGGTGTCTCCCGCATTCTGGCGGCAACCATCGAGCAGTCTCATGATGACAAAGGAATCATCTGGCCGGTGGCGATGGCTCCTTACAGAACAGCCGTTTTGCCCTTGGGGCCGGGAATGTCGGAGCGCAGGGAAGTCCTTTCGCTTCTGGAGTCTCTTGAATCCCTGTGGCCTGGAGAGGCCTATTTCGATGACCGGGAAATCCGTCCGGGAATGAAATTCCAGGATGCGGACTTGCGCGGGTTTCCCTTTCAGGTCATTCTTGGGGACCGGCATGTCGACAAGGGAAATGGAGAGGTCAAGATTCGCCGGACCGGAGAGAGACTCGTTCTTCCCCTGAGAGACATACCGGCGCTTCTGTCGGCAAGGGTTCAGGGGATCTTGTCGGAGTCTTGA
- a CDS encoding undecaprenyl-diphosphate phosphatase: protein MTFRQAILFSLLQGTTELAPVSSLGHGVLLPLFAGWTGVSRNTQFLPFMVALHLGTALALLLFFWKDWWSLTRDTLLSLFFSSRGEDRPETRKNARMMGLLIAGTIPAAILGFLLEKKIRILFSSPAVAAAFLGVNGFVLILAEYLKKKGVSGSLGQLPMSRAFIVGAFQSMALIPGLSRSGITMVGGLLNGLGHEEAARFSFLLSTPIIVGAGILEVPKLFRQGAGGMLHLAVAGGAVSFVAAYSTTFLLMRYFRSFETERALAPFGWYCLCLSVVAGIWLALH from the coding sequence ATGACGTTCCGTCAGGCTATTCTTTTTTCGCTGCTTCAGGGAACGACAGAGCTCGCCCCCGTCAGTTCCCTTGGTCATGGCGTCCTGCTTCCCCTCTTTGCCGGCTGGACGGGCGTCAGCCGGAACACACAGTTCCTTCCCTTCATGGTCGCACTTCACCTGGGAACGGCGCTGGCTCTCCTCCTGTTTTTCTGGAAAGACTGGTGGAGTCTGACGCGGGATACCCTTCTCTCCCTGTTCTTCTCCTCCCGGGGGGAAGACCGTCCGGAGACAAGAAAGAACGCCAGGATGATGGGGCTTTTGATCGCCGGGACCATCCCGGCGGCGATCCTGGGTTTTCTGCTGGAAAAAAAAATCCGGATTCTGTTTTCGTCTCCTGCTGTGGCGGCGGCTTTTCTGGGTGTCAACGGATTCGTCCTGATCCTGGCCGAATATCTGAAAAAAAAGGGGGTCTCCGGATCGCTGGGACAGCTTCCGATGTCCCGTGCGTTCATCGTGGGTGCCTTCCAGTCCATGGCCCTTATCCCCGGGTTGTCGCGTTCGGGCATTACGATGGTGGGGGGGCTCCTGAACGGGCTCGGGCATGAAGAGGCCGCCCGTTTTTCGTTTCTTCTTTCGACGCCGATTATTGTCGGTGCCGGCATTCTGGAGGTGCCCAAGCTTTTTCGCCAGGGAGCGGGAGGGATGCTTCACCTGGCAGTTGCTGGAGGAGCCGTTTCTTTTGTTGCCGCCTATTCGACCACGTTTCTTCTGATGCGATATTTTCGCTCTTTCGAAACGGAAAGGGCATTGGCTCCCTTCGGCTGGTACTGTCTTTGTCTTTCGGTGGTGGCGGGAATATGGCTTGCTCTTCACTGA
- the dxr gene encoding 1-deoxy-D-xylulose-5-phosphate reductoisomerase — protein MITLSILGSTGSIGRSTLDIVRAHPGRFRVLALAAGKNAGIAMEQAREFRPEMLSVANEIYPEIRDALAGSGIRVLAGLDGACAVSACADASVLLSAIVGEAGLAPTWEGILPGRVIALANKETLVAGGEAVVRRVKAKGARLMPVDSEHSAIHQAMRGHPWSRVRRVILTASGGPMFGRSRKELQSVTVEEALNHPTWKMGPKITVDSATLMNKGLEIIEAKWLFDLSPRQIEVVVHRQSIIHSMVEFVDGSFLAQLGSPDMRGPISYAISGEDRLDLDVKTLDFPAIAQLTFHRPDHEAFPSIGFAFRALEKGGQASIWLNAANELAVQAFLDKKIPFDGISRIQELLLEEAPENPALSLEEIQLSSVRARKVAGEKIEEMVPYHKVASVS, from the coding sequence ATGATCACCTTGTCCATCTTGGGTTCGACAGGTTCCATCGGTCGTTCGACCCTCGATATTGTTCGTGCCCATCCGGGACGGTTTCGGGTTTTGGCTCTGGCTGCCGGAAAAAATGCGGGGATCGCCATGGAGCAGGCTCGCGAATTTCGGCCGGAAATGCTCTCTGTCGCGAATGAAATCTACCCGGAGATCCGGGATGCTCTCGCGGGTTCCGGAATCAGGGTTCTCGCCGGTCTCGATGGAGCATGCGCTGTGTCGGCCTGTGCAGATGCCTCTGTGCTCCTTTCGGCCATTGTCGGCGAAGCAGGACTCGCTCCCACATGGGAAGGGATCCTCCCCGGCCGGGTCATTGCCCTGGCAAACAAGGAGACCCTTGTGGCGGGGGGGGAAGCTGTTGTGAGGAGAGTGAAGGCCAAAGGGGCGCGCCTGATGCCGGTTGACTCGGAACACAGCGCGATTCACCAGGCGATGAGGGGACATCCCTGGTCCCGGGTCCGGAGGGTAATTCTGACGGCTTCGGGGGGTCCCATGTTCGGCCGGTCCCGAAAAGAGCTTCAGTCTGTCACCGTGGAGGAGGCCCTGAACCATCCGACCTGGAAAATGGGTCCAAAAATAACGGTCGATTCGGCGACTCTCATGAACAAGGGACTCGAGATCATCGAAGCAAAATGGCTGTTTGACCTTTCCCCCCGCCAAATCGAGGTCGTTGTGCATCGCCAGAGTATCATCCATTCCATGGTGGAGTTTGTGGACGGGTCGTTTCTGGCCCAACTGGGTTCTCCCGATATGAGGGGTCCGATCAGTTACGCCATTTCCGGTGAGGATCGTCTGGACCTCGATGTCAAGACGCTCGACTTTCCGGCAATTGCCCAGTTGACTTTTCACCGTCCGGATCACGAGGCCTTTCCTTCCATCGGCTTCGCTTTTCGCGCTCTCGAAAAAGGAGGGCAGGCATCCATCTGGCTGAATGCCGCCAACGAATTGGCCGTTCAGGCTTTTCTGGACAAGAAAATTCCGTTCGACGGGATCTCCAGGATACAAGAGCTTTTGCTGGAAGAGGCTCCGGAAAATCCGGCCCTTTCCCTTGAGGAAATCCAGCTGTCCTCCGTCCGGGCCCGCAAGGTGGCCGGGGAAAAGATCGAGGAGATGGTTCCGTACCACAAGGTCGCCAGCGTATCATGA
- a CDS encoding YceD family protein has translation MDDRPIESAVLELRFQIDRVPDQRRSPEQSFSVHLSVSAFEDPSLQGEPLRIEGTISRHGTEVNVFSRIDYALNVTCVRCLEEFCARGTVSEYAHFLHRKQGGASYPEHEQYGDSGLIDLVPWVREIVLTDLPEYPLCSEECAGLCSGCGENLQKGLCHCPRPG, from the coding sequence GTGGATGATCGGCCGATAGAATCAGCTGTTCTGGAACTCAGGTTCCAGATCGACCGGGTCCCGGACCAGCGTCGTTCTCCGGAACAGTCGTTTTCCGTCCATTTGTCCGTGAGCGCATTTGAAGACCCTTCCCTGCAGGGTGAACCACTCCGGATTGAAGGAACGATCAGCCGGCACGGGACAGAAGTCAATGTCTTCTCCCGGATCGACTACGCGCTGAACGTTACGTGCGTGCGGTGTCTGGAAGAGTTTTGCGCGCGGGGAACAGTCAGCGAATACGCTCATTTTCTGCACCGAAAGCAGGGTGGAGCGAGCTATCCCGAACACGAACAATACGGAGACAGTGGTCTGATCGATCTTGTCCCCTGGGTTCGGGAAATCGTCCTCACCGACCTGCCGGAGTATCCTCTTTGCTCCGAAGAGTGTGCAGGATTGTGTTCAGGTTGCGGAGAAAATCTCCAAAAGGGCCTTTGCCACTGCCCCAGGCCCGGGTGA
- the ispG gene encoding flavodoxin-dependent (E)-4-hydroxy-3-methylbut-2-enyl-diphosphate synthase, which translates to MKIERKKTRRIMVGSVPIGDGAPVAVQSMTVNDTRNIPATLEEIQKLASVGCEIIRLAVVDMEAAEAVGKIRKQSPIPVIADIHFDYHLALKVLEGGVDAIRINPGNIGSQEKVRAIVDRMKDKGLPIRIGVNAGSLERDLLEQYGHPVPEAMVESALRHVQLLEKEGFYDIKISLKASNVPDTIDAYTLMSERCDYPLHIGVSEAGPLLSGTVKSAVGLGYLLAHGIGDTIRVSLAADPVEEVKVAWGILKSLNLRQRGVNVIACPTCGRLEIDVVGIAQRVEERLAHIKETMDVSILGCVVNGIGEGKEADLGIAGGQGVGIYFENGEVVKKIKDTDIEEFIIQQVEARAQNMRDGKIPAAGKNGLPMHPAMGRS; encoded by the coding sequence ATGAAAATCGAACGCAAGAAAACGCGGCGGATCATGGTCGGGTCTGTGCCGATTGGTGATGGTGCCCCTGTGGCCGTCCAGTCCATGACGGTCAATGATACGCGCAATATTCCGGCGACTCTTGAAGAGATCCAGAAGCTCGCCTCGGTGGGCTGCGAGATCATCCGGTTGGCTGTCGTGGACATGGAGGCGGCCGAAGCGGTCGGAAAGATCCGGAAACAGTCTCCGATCCCTGTGATTGCCGATATTCATTTTGACTATCATCTGGCGCTCAAGGTTCTGGAAGGGGGAGTGGACGCGATTCGTATCAACCCGGGAAATATCGGGAGCCAGGAAAAAGTCCGGGCTATTGTCGACCGGATGAAGGACAAAGGTCTTCCGATCCGGATTGGTGTGAATGCGGGGTCTCTGGAGAGAGACCTTCTCGAGCAGTATGGCCATCCTGTGCCGGAGGCGATGGTGGAGTCCGCCCTGCGGCATGTGCAGCTTCTTGAAAAAGAAGGATTCTACGATATCAAGATTTCCCTGAAAGCTTCGAATGTTCCGGATACAATCGATGCCTATACCCTGATGTCCGAGCGGTGTGACTACCCTCTTCATATCGGGGTCTCCGAAGCAGGCCCCCTTCTCTCGGGAACCGTCAAGTCGGCTGTCGGCCTGGGATATCTCCTCGCTCACGGGATCGGTGATACCATCCGGGTGTCTCTGGCAGCGGATCCGGTCGAGGAAGTCAAGGTAGCATGGGGAATTCTGAAGTCCCTGAACCTCCGTCAGAGAGGTGTGAATGTGATCGCCTGTCCGACGTGCGGGCGCCTTGAGATCGATGTGGTGGGAATCGCCCAGAGGGTGGAGGAACGGCTCGCCCATATCAAGGAGACGATGGATGTGTCCATTCTCGGTTGCGTGGTGAATGGAATCGGAGAAGGGAAGGAGGCTGATCTCGGCATTGCCGGTGGTCAGGGTGTCGGTATTTATTTTGAGAACGGGGAAGTTGTGAAAAAAATCAAGGATACCGACATCGAAGAATTCATTATCCAGCAAGTGGAGGCGAGGGCCCAGAACATGCGCGACGGAAAGATCCCCGCTGCCGGAAAAAACGGACTCCCGATGCATCCTGCCATGGGACGTTCCTGA
- the plsX gene encoding phosphate acyltransferase PlsX, producing the protein MKIAIDAMGGDLGSSPLILGSSDAYREFGIEPALVGDKTHLESAIRELAVTDVPFQIVHAPDMISMHDAATDVRKKKGSSVWIAAEVLRDGQVEAAISAGHTGAAMASALLVLGRLPGVDRPAIAAVLPHLTGAFVLVDAGANVDCKPVNLLQFARMGYHYARTALSLEKPRVAILSNGEEESKGNDLVRETHELLKISGLPFIGNVEGKDLFRGGADVVVVDGFVGNVVLKTSEGLAEAFFSMIRQAASSTTLSRIGGLLMKPSFRSLRKKTDYAEYGGAPLLGVNAPFFICHGRSDRRAIKNAFRVARDVVREKMISKIAREMSPEKTG; encoded by the coding sequence ATGAAGATCGCCATAGATGCCATGGGCGGAGATCTCGGGTCTTCGCCCCTTATTCTCGGTTCCTCCGATGCTTACCGGGAGTTTGGCATCGAGCCTGCCCTTGTCGGAGATAAAACCCACCTTGAGTCCGCCATAAGAGAACTGGCGGTCACTGACGTTCCTTTCCAGATTGTGCACGCTCCGGATATGATTTCCATGCATGATGCGGCAACGGACGTGCGCAAGAAAAAAGGGTCATCTGTCTGGATTGCTGCGGAAGTTTTGCGGGACGGTCAGGTGGAAGCGGCCATTTCCGCCGGACATACGGGAGCAGCCATGGCATCCGCTCTTTTGGTCCTGGGGCGCCTTCCCGGAGTCGACAGGCCTGCGATCGCGGCCGTGCTCCCGCACCTGACCGGGGCATTCGTACTGGTTGACGCGGGGGCCAATGTCGACTGCAAACCGGTCAATCTCCTGCAATTTGCCCGGATGGGATACCATTATGCCCGGACGGCCCTCTCTTTGGAGAAACCTAGAGTGGCCATTCTCTCCAATGGGGAGGAGGAGTCCAAGGGAAACGACCTTGTCCGGGAGACACACGAACTCCTGAAGATCTCCGGTTTGCCCTTTATCGGAAACGTCGAGGGGAAGGACCTTTTTCGCGGCGGAGCGGATGTGGTTGTTGTGGACGGATTCGTCGGCAATGTGGTTCTCAAGACTTCCGAAGGGCTGGCCGAGGCGTTCTTCTCGATGATCCGCCAGGCCGCTTCCTCGACAACCCTCTCGCGCATTGGCGGGCTTCTGATGAAACCCTCCTTTCGTTCCTTGCGAAAAAAAACCGATTATGCGGAATATGGGGGAGCTCCCCTTCTCGGGGTCAATGCTCCTTTTTTCATCTGTCATGGACGATCGGACCGGAGAGCGATTAAAAATGCGTTTCGGGTCGCCCGGGATGTCGTGCGTGAAAAGATGATTTCCAAAATCGCAAGGGAAATGTCTCCGGAGAAAACGGGATGA